One part of the Lotus japonicus ecotype B-129 chromosome 2, LjGifu_v1.2 genome encodes these proteins:
- the LOC130739435 gene encoding biotin carboxyl carrier protein of acetyl-CoA carboxylase, chloroplastic-like, which yields MASFSVPCSKSPAPAPLGLRSSHKVEFQNVLCLKPSQQSFGSLCARPASSEIGCLNRKQLSVQKLQAQRNEAATVGNSNSAPLPVNVASSKEKEDYNGSVSCGTVADASSISTFMAQVSDLVKLVDSRDIVELQLKQSDCELMIRKREALHPPPAPAVAPASPSFYYPPLPSSPSPPPVAASAPVSSPPSKAAPALPSPGKESKSSHPPLKCPMAGTFYRSPAPGEPPFVKVGDKVQKGQVICIIEAMKLMNEIEADQSGTITEIVAEDGKPVSVDAPLFVIAP from the exons ATGGCCTCTTTCTCGGTTCCATGCTCAAAATCTCCTGCCCCTGCACCTTTGGGATTGAGATCATCCCACAAGGTTGAGTTTCAGAATGTGTTGTGCTTGAAGCCTTCCCAACAATCATTTGGATCTTTGTGTGCTCGGCCAGCTTCATCTGAGATTGGG TGTCTTAACAGGAAGCAACTATCTGTCCAGAAGTTGCAAGCACAACGTAATGAG GCAGCTACTGTTGGAAATTCTAATTCTGCACCGTTACCTGTCAATgttgcttcttcaaaagagaaagaagactATAATGGGAGTGTCTCTTGTGGCACTGTCGCAGACGCATCTTCAATTTCTACATTCATGGCCCAGGTTTCAGACCTTGTAAA ACTTGTGGATtctagagatattgtagaactgcAACTTAAGCAATCAGACTGTGAGCTCATGATAAGAAAAAGAGAAGCTTTGCACCCTCCACCAGCCCCAGCAGTGGCTCCAGCATCACCATCATTTTACTATCCCCCACTTCCTTCGTCGCCATCCCCGCCACCAGTGGCTGCTTCTGCTCCTGTGAGCTCTCCACCTTCAAAAGCAGCACCTGCCTTACCTTCCCCTGGAAAAGAAAGCAAATCATCTCACCCTCCACTGAAATGTCCAATGGCAGGAACCTTTTATAGGAGTCCAGCACCTGGTGAACCTCCCTTTGTCAAG GTTGGAGATAAAGTGCAGAAAGGACAGGTTATTTGCATTATTGAGGCCATGAAACTGATGAATGAAATTGAG GCTGATCAATCAGGAACAATAACTGAGATAGTGGCTGAGGATGGAAAACCAGTCAGTGTAGACGCG CCTCTTTTTGTAATAGCTCCATGA
- the LOC130739436 gene encoding sister chromatid cohesion protein SCC2 isoform X1 translates to MNFPPPSGANAAAAMPSSGIRGISLSNTVHSEVASCLPLPSLPVFCGASDQDLRLFDAPMTFNRRDVLAQSSKIAELLQHTDVSYLNLRDDAKGVRHNYGEPLELHDEVLRCNPEAFECSAAGPFKEQFSGGALIEKKPVESNCSVPSQTHKDYNATQSRQLDSFSTNDISMLCSKKSKVKKKGGDGASVALDPAELPDASIGRFHEYLEDLCSKAEFNSDDRDEAEWLPLPLSDLRLLVNEIVSIREKKLLHLVPVEILVRLLKVLDHQIHRAEGLSIVDCDNSNSELVSSLLIALESIHAALAVMSHAEMPKQLYKEEVIERILEFSRHQIMDVMCACDPSYRALHRPNENTAFEVDDFDEDDAEFGSASKKRRPSKSLKLKKPASSRVSTAVNTILQKLCTILGLLKDLLLIERLSDSCILQLVRTSITTFLVDNIQLLQLKTIGLVSAIFYLYTQHRTYVIDEMIQLLLKLPHSKRALRTYYIRDEEQKQIQMVTALLIQLIQCSANIPDALRQASSGNAVLEVSVDANYPTKCLEAATEAGCLFWSRVLQRFASVKTQDASELKSIMENLVTDLLTTLNLPEYPASAPFLEVLCVLLLQNAGLKSKDISARSMAIDILGTIAARLKRDAMICSQEKFWIFQGLLSQDADSQHYPKDTCCVCLGGRAENLYTCHDCQRLFHADCLDIKEHDVSNQNWYCHTCICSKQLLVLQSYCTSQRKDGVKKNHNSSTDDSEVPMHEVVQQLLLNYLQDVASADELHLFSCWFYLCMWYKDEPKFQQNSVYYIARMKSRIIVRDSGTVSSKLTRDLIKKITLALGQNSSFCRGFDTILHLLLASLRENSPVIRAKALRAVSIIVEADPEVLGDKRVQLAVEGRFCDSAISVREAALELVGRHIASHPDVGFKYFEKIAERIKDTGLSVRKRAIKIIRDMCTSNANFSGFTRACTEIMSRISDDESSVQDLVCKTFYEFWFEEPSASETQVFGDGSTVSLEVAKKTEQIVEMSRGGMPNQQLVTVNPLLVTVIKRNLTLDFLPQSAKAIGVNPVSLATVRKRCELMCKCLLEKMLQVEEMNSNEVAVGALPYVLVLHAFCLVDPTLCAPASNPSQFVVTLQPYLKTQVDKREAAQLLESIIFIIDAVLPLLRKLPPCIVEELQLDLKQMIIRNSFLTVVHACIKCLCSVSKMAGKGAAVVEHLIQVFFKYLDKEAVDSKQLVGRSLFCIGLLVRYGNCLLASSSNQHSDVKRSLNLCMKYLVVEDLGLKARSLQALGFVLIARPEYMLEKDIGKILERSLSSTADTCLKIQALQTMFEYLLDAESQMTTDKTDGNVADYSVGAGQSVPVAAGAGDTNMCGGIVQLYWDNILGTCLDFSEPVRQSALKIVEVVLRQGLVHPITCVPHLIALETDPLESNSKLAHHLLMNMNEKYPAFFETRLGDGLQMSFMFIQSICGSSENVNHKNQSRIPVSGKGKPEAGSLTQARVGVSRIYKLIRGNRISRNKFMSSIVRKFDNPRWNKLVIPFLRYCTEVLALLPFTSPDEPLYLIYAINRVVQLRAGPLEANFKSWNSSLLRSEGHSTPYENGTCRWGPDEPILATPVMSMDLNETFQQNLHAQPIFDDMKSVDLNRTNHQLPDHPLSHNGNLEAKPQAASFMDSCTFSKDDTEEVQAGCLSAIALQLLLKLKRHLKIMYSLDDARCQAYSPSEPPKPGEVLSKQSIALNISEYQFSLPTTPQELTQRYQEFKNALKEDTMDYSLYTANIRRKRPSITPRKVRKSVHTARGGFEEEEDDDADWAGGMRQINVSGRRANLRSSRQH, encoded by the exons GTCCTTTCAAGGAGCAGTTCTCTGGCGGGGCATTAATTGAAAAAAAGCCTGTTGAATCAAATTGTTCTGTCCCGAGTCAGACTCACAAAGACTACAATGCAACCCAAAGCCGTCAGCTCGATAGTTTTTCGACAAAT GACATATCTATGTTGTGTTCTAAAAAATCTAAAGTCAAGAAGAAAGGGGGTGATGGAGCATCTGTTGCACTCGATCCTGCTGAGCTTCCAG ATGCCAGCATTGGAAGGTTTCATGAATATTTGGAGGACTTATGTAGCAAAGCCGAATTTAATAGTGACGATCGAGATGAAGCAGAATGGTTACCGTTGCCTCTTTCAGATCTTAGATTGCTTGTTAATGAAATAGTGTCTATACGTGAGAAGAAACTTCTTCACTTGGTTCCTGTAGAAATACTTGTTAGATTACTAAAAGTTCTAGATCATCAGATACATAGAGCAGAAGGCCTGTCAATTGTGGATTGTGATAAT TCCAATTCAGAACTAGTTTCTTCTCTTTTAATTGCGTTGGAGTCCATTCATGCTGCCCTGGCAGTGATGTCCCATGCTGAGATGCCGAAGCAACTTTATAAAGAAGAG GTTATTGAGAGAATTCTGGAGTTCTCCAGGCATCAGATAATGGATGTGATGTGTGCATGTGATCCATCGTACCGTGCATTACATAGGCCTAATGAAAACACTGCATTTGAAG TTGATGATTTTGATGAGGATGATGCTGAATTTGGTTCAGCAAGCAAAAAGCGGCGCCCTAGCAAGTCTTTGAAGTTGAAGAAACCAGCATCAAGCAG GGTCTCTACTGCTGTGAATACCATTCTTCAGAAGTTGTGTACTATTCTCGGACTACTCAAGGATTTGTTGTTAATAGAAAGGTTATCAGATAGTTGCATTTTACAACTTGTAAGAACAAGCATCACAACATTTTTAGTTGATAACATCCAGCTTTTGCAGTTGAAGACAATTGGTTTAGTCAGTGCG ATATTCTATTTGTACACACAACATCGCACTTATGTGATAGATGAAATGATTCAGCTTCTTTTGAAATTACCGCATTCAAAGCGAGCTTTAAGAACATATTACATACGTGATGAAGAGCAAAAGCAGATCCAGATGGTTACTGCTTTGTTGATTCAGTTAATTCAATGCAGTGCGAACATTCCTGATGCTTTAAGACAAGCATCAAGTGGTAATGCTGTATTAGAAGTCTCAGTCGATGCTAATTATCCAACTAAATGTCTTGAGGCAGCAACAGAAGCCGGTTGTTTATTTTGGAGCCGTGTACTTCAGCGTTTTGCCAGTGTAAAGACTCAAGATGCTTCTGAGCTGAAATCCATAATGGAGAATCTTGTTACAGATTTGCTGACAACTCTGAATTTACCTGAATATCCTGCTTCAGCTCCTTTTCTAGAG GTTCTCTGTGTCCTACTACTTCAGAATGCTGGGCTCAAATCCAAGGATATCTCTGCACGTTCCATGGCAATTGATATTCTTGGTACAATTGCTGCAAGGTTGAAGCGCGATGCTATGATTTGTAGTCAAGAGAAGTTCTGGATATTTCAGGGTTTACTTAGTCAGGATGCTGATTCTCAGCATTATCCAAAGGATACCTGTTGTGTCTGTTTGGGTGGAAGGGCAGAAAATTTGTACACATGTCACGACTGCCAGAGACTTTTTCATGCTGATTGCCTAGACATTAAAGAGCATGATGTTTCCAACCAGAACTGGTACTGTCACACATGCATCTGCTCTAAGCAACTGCTTGTATTACAATCATATTGCACCTCCCAGCGCAAGGATGGTGTAAAAAAGAATCACAATTCGTCAACAGATGATTCTGAAGTTCCTATGCATGAAGTTGTTCAACAGTTGCTTTTGAATTACCTTCAAGATGTCGCCTCTGCTGATGAACTGCATCTTTTTAGTTGCTG GTTTTATCTATGCATGTGGTATAAAGACGAACCAAAATTTCAGCAGAATTCTGTTTACTACATTGCTAGAATGAAATCAAGAATCATAGTGCGGGATTCTGGTACTGTGTCTTCTAAGTTGACAAGGGATTTAATCAAGAAAATTACTTTAGCTTTAGGCCAAAACAGTTCATTTTGTCGAGGGTTTGATACAATTCTTCACTTGCTTCTG GCAAGTTTGAGGGAGAACTCTCCAGTTATTAGGGCTAAGGCTTTACGAGCA GTTAGTATCATTGTAGAGGCTGATCCAGAGGTACTGGGGGATAAGCGGGTCCAGTTAGCAGTTGAAGGCAGATTTTGTGACTCTGCAATTTCTGTTAGAGAAGCAGCTTTGGAACTTGTTGGCAGGCATATTGCTTCGCATCCAGATGTTGGTTTTAAG TATTTTGAGAAGATTGCAGAGAGAATCAAAGATACTGGGTTGAGTGTTCGGAAACGAGCTATAAAAATTATTCGAGATATGTGTACTTCAAATGCCAATTTCTCTGGGTTTACCAGAGCTTGCACAGAGATAATGTCACGTATTAGTGATGATGAATCGAGCGTCCAG GATCTGGTTTGCAAAACTTTTTATGAGTTCTGGTTTGAGGAACCTTCTGCTTCAGAAACTCAGGTCTTTGGTGATGGTAGTACTGTTTCACTTGAGGTAGCTAAGAAAACAGAGCAAATTGTTGAAATGTCAAGGGGGGGAATGCCCAATCAACAACTTGTAACCGTCAATCCACTTCTTGTAACTGTAATAAAGCGCAACTTGACACTTGATTTTTTACCACAATCTGCAAAAGCCATTGGGGTCAACCCAGTGTCTCTTGCAACAGTGCGTAAGCGATGTGAGTTGATGTGCAAATGCTTGCTGGAGAAAATGTTACAG GTTGAGGAAATGAACAGTAATGAAGTGGCTGTAGGAGCACTTCCATATGTGCTAGTCTTGCATGCATTTTGTCTTGTGGACCCAACTCTCTGCGCACCAGCTTCTAACCCTTCCCAATTTGTTGTTACATTGCAGCCATATCTGAAGACCCAG GTTGACAAGCGTGAGGCTGCGCAATTACTTGAgagtataatatttataattgatGCTGTATTGCCCTTGCTTCGGAAGTTACCCCCGTGTATTGTGGAAGAACTTCAGCTAGATTTGAAACAGATGATTATCCGGAATTCTTTCTTGACAGTTGTCCATGCTTGCATCAA GTGCCTCTGCTCTGTGAGTAAGATGGCAGGAAAAGGGGCTGCTGTAGTTGAGCATCTTATTCAAGTCTTCTTCAAATATTTGGATAAAGAGGCAGTTGATAGTAAACAG CTTGTCGGACGATCTCTGTTTTGTATTGGTTTGCTTGTTCGCTATGGCAACTGTTTGTTAGCAAGCTCCAGTAATCAACATAGTGACGTCAAAAGGAGCCTCAACTTGTGTATGAAGTATCTTGTTGTGGAGGATTTAGGTCTTAAGGCTAGATCATTGCAG GCCCTAGGGTTCGTTCTAATAGCAAGGCCTGAATATATGTTGGAAAAAGATATTGGAAAGATACTGGAGCGATCATTATCTTCTACTGCTGATACTTGCCTTAAG ATTCAAGCATTGCAAACCATGTTCGAGTATCTTCTTGATGCTGAAAGCCAAATGACAACAGATAAAACTGATGGTAATGTAGCTGATTACTCAGTTGGAGCTGGGCAGAGTGTTCCTGTTGCTGCTGGTGCTGGGGATACAAACATGTGCGGGGGTATAGTTCAGTTGTACTGGGATAATATTTTGGGCACATGTTTGGATTTCAGTGAACCTGTTCGCCAATCAGCCTTGAAG ATTGTCGAAGTTGTGCTGCGCCAAGGTCTTGTTCATCCCATCACCTGTGTGCCACACCTTATAGCACTAGAAACAGATCCTCTGGAGTCAAATTCCAAGTTGGCTCATCATCTCTTAATGAATATGAATGAGAA GTACCCTGCGTTTTTTGAAACCCGCTTGGGCGATGGACTTCAAATGTCATTTATGTTCATCCAATCCATTTGCGGTAGTTCTGAAAATGTTAACCATAAAAACCAATCTCGGATCCCTGTTTCTGGGAAGGGCAAACCTGAGGCTGGCTCACTCACTCAAGCAAGAGTTGGGGTTTCTCGAATATACAAGCTCATCCGGGGTAACCGGATATCAAGGAACAAATTTATGTCCTCAATTGTGCGAAAATTTGATAATCCTAGATGGAACAAATTAGTAATACCTTTCTTAAG ATATTGCACAGAGGTTCTTGCCTTGCTGCCATTCACTTCACCTGATGAGCCACTTTATTTAATCTATGCTATCAATCGAGTAGTTCAGCTGAGGGCTGGGCCATTAGAGGCGAACTTTAAATCCTGGAATTCAAGCTTGTTACGAAGTGAGGGTCATAGTACACCTTATGAAAATGGAACATGTCGATGGGGGCCAGATGAGCCTATTCTTGCAACCCCAGTGATGTCAATGGACTTGAATGAAACATTTCAGCAAAATCTACATGCTCAGCCTATTTTTGATGACATGAAATCAGTGGATTTAAATAGAACTAATCACCAATTGCCAGATCATCCTTTATCACATAATGGGAACTTGGAAGCTAAGCCGCAAGCTGCAAGCTTCATGGATTCTTGTACCTTCTCCAAAGATGATACGGAGGAAGTTCAG GCTGGCTGTTTATCCGCCATTGCATTGCAACTTCTTTTAAAGCTAAAGAGACATCTAAAAATCATGTATAGTCTGGATGATGCCCGATGTCAG GCTTATTCTCCAAGTGAACCACCAAAACCTGGAGAAGTTTTGTCTAAACAGAGTATTGCGTTGAATATCAGTGAATATCAGTTTAGTTTGCCTACAACTCCGCAAGAATTAACACAAAGATACCAG GAATTTAAGAATGCATTGAAGGAAGACACAATGGATTATTCGCTTTACACTGCAAATATAAGACGGAAGCGACCCTCAATTACGCCCAGAAAAGTTCGGAAATCTGTACACACAGCTCGTGGTGgtttcgaggaagaagaagatgatgatgcgGATTGGGCTGGTGGCATGCGCCAGATAAATGTTAGTGGGCGCAGGGCTAACCTTAGAAGCTCTAGACAACATTGA
- the LOC130739436 gene encoding sister chromatid cohesion protein SCC2 isoform X2 gives MQCCSFSGPFKEQFSGGALIEKKPVESNCSVPSQTHKDYNATQSRQLDSFSTNDISMLCSKKSKVKKKGGDGASVALDPAELPDASIGRFHEYLEDLCSKAEFNSDDRDEAEWLPLPLSDLRLLVNEIVSIREKKLLHLVPVEILVRLLKVLDHQIHRAEGLSIVDCDNSNSELVSSLLIALESIHAALAVMSHAEMPKQLYKEEVIERILEFSRHQIMDVMCACDPSYRALHRPNENTAFEVDDFDEDDAEFGSASKKRRPSKSLKLKKPASSRVSTAVNTILQKLCTILGLLKDLLLIERLSDSCILQLVRTSITTFLVDNIQLLQLKTIGLVSAIFYLYTQHRTYVIDEMIQLLLKLPHSKRALRTYYIRDEEQKQIQMVTALLIQLIQCSANIPDALRQASSGNAVLEVSVDANYPTKCLEAATEAGCLFWSRVLQRFASVKTQDASELKSIMENLVTDLLTTLNLPEYPASAPFLEVLCVLLLQNAGLKSKDISARSMAIDILGTIAARLKRDAMICSQEKFWIFQGLLSQDADSQHYPKDTCCVCLGGRAENLYTCHDCQRLFHADCLDIKEHDVSNQNWYCHTCICSKQLLVLQSYCTSQRKDGVKKNHNSSTDDSEVPMHEVVQQLLLNYLQDVASADELHLFSCWFYLCMWYKDEPKFQQNSVYYIARMKSRIIVRDSGTVSSKLTRDLIKKITLALGQNSSFCRGFDTILHLLLASLRENSPVIRAKALRAVSIIVEADPEVLGDKRVQLAVEGRFCDSAISVREAALELVGRHIASHPDVGFKYFEKIAERIKDTGLSVRKRAIKIIRDMCTSNANFSGFTRACTEIMSRISDDESSVQDLVCKTFYEFWFEEPSASETQVFGDGSTVSLEVAKKTEQIVEMSRGGMPNQQLVTVNPLLVTVIKRNLTLDFLPQSAKAIGVNPVSLATVRKRCELMCKCLLEKMLQVEEMNSNEVAVGALPYVLVLHAFCLVDPTLCAPASNPSQFVVTLQPYLKTQVDKREAAQLLESIIFIIDAVLPLLRKLPPCIVEELQLDLKQMIIRNSFLTVVHACIKCLCSVSKMAGKGAAVVEHLIQVFFKYLDKEAVDSKQLVGRSLFCIGLLVRYGNCLLASSSNQHSDVKRSLNLCMKYLVVEDLGLKARSLQALGFVLIARPEYMLEKDIGKILERSLSSTADTCLKIQALQTMFEYLLDAESQMTTDKTDGNVADYSVGAGQSVPVAAGAGDTNMCGGIVQLYWDNILGTCLDFSEPVRQSALKIVEVVLRQGLVHPITCVPHLIALETDPLESNSKLAHHLLMNMNEKYPAFFETRLGDGLQMSFMFIQSICGSSENVNHKNQSRIPVSGKGKPEAGSLTQARVGVSRIYKLIRGNRISRNKFMSSIVRKFDNPRWNKLVIPFLRYCTEVLALLPFTSPDEPLYLIYAINRVVQLRAGPLEANFKSWNSSLLRSEGHSTPYENGTCRWGPDEPILATPVMSMDLNETFQQNLHAQPIFDDMKSVDLNRTNHQLPDHPLSHNGNLEAKPQAASFMDSCTFSKDDTEEVQAGCLSAIALQLLLKLKRHLKIMYSLDDARCQAYSPSEPPKPGEVLSKQSIALNISEYQFSLPTTPQELTQRYQEFKNALKEDTMDYSLYTANIRRKRPSITPRKVRKSVHTARGGFEEEEDDDADWAGGMRQINVSGRRANLRSSRQH, from the exons TTTCTCAGGTCCTTTCAAGGAGCAGTTCTCTGGCGGGGCATTAATTGAAAAAAAGCCTGTTGAATCAAATTGTTCTGTCCCGAGTCAGACTCACAAAGACTACAATGCAACCCAAAGCCGTCAGCTCGATAGTTTTTCGACAAAT GACATATCTATGTTGTGTTCTAAAAAATCTAAAGTCAAGAAGAAAGGGGGTGATGGAGCATCTGTTGCACTCGATCCTGCTGAGCTTCCAG ATGCCAGCATTGGAAGGTTTCATGAATATTTGGAGGACTTATGTAGCAAAGCCGAATTTAATAGTGACGATCGAGATGAAGCAGAATGGTTACCGTTGCCTCTTTCAGATCTTAGATTGCTTGTTAATGAAATAGTGTCTATACGTGAGAAGAAACTTCTTCACTTGGTTCCTGTAGAAATACTTGTTAGATTACTAAAAGTTCTAGATCATCAGATACATAGAGCAGAAGGCCTGTCAATTGTGGATTGTGATAAT TCCAATTCAGAACTAGTTTCTTCTCTTTTAATTGCGTTGGAGTCCATTCATGCTGCCCTGGCAGTGATGTCCCATGCTGAGATGCCGAAGCAACTTTATAAAGAAGAG GTTATTGAGAGAATTCTGGAGTTCTCCAGGCATCAGATAATGGATGTGATGTGTGCATGTGATCCATCGTACCGTGCATTACATAGGCCTAATGAAAACACTGCATTTGAAG TTGATGATTTTGATGAGGATGATGCTGAATTTGGTTCAGCAAGCAAAAAGCGGCGCCCTAGCAAGTCTTTGAAGTTGAAGAAACCAGCATCAAGCAG GGTCTCTACTGCTGTGAATACCATTCTTCAGAAGTTGTGTACTATTCTCGGACTACTCAAGGATTTGTTGTTAATAGAAAGGTTATCAGATAGTTGCATTTTACAACTTGTAAGAACAAGCATCACAACATTTTTAGTTGATAACATCCAGCTTTTGCAGTTGAAGACAATTGGTTTAGTCAGTGCG ATATTCTATTTGTACACACAACATCGCACTTATGTGATAGATGAAATGATTCAGCTTCTTTTGAAATTACCGCATTCAAAGCGAGCTTTAAGAACATATTACATACGTGATGAAGAGCAAAAGCAGATCCAGATGGTTACTGCTTTGTTGATTCAGTTAATTCAATGCAGTGCGAACATTCCTGATGCTTTAAGACAAGCATCAAGTGGTAATGCTGTATTAGAAGTCTCAGTCGATGCTAATTATCCAACTAAATGTCTTGAGGCAGCAACAGAAGCCGGTTGTTTATTTTGGAGCCGTGTACTTCAGCGTTTTGCCAGTGTAAAGACTCAAGATGCTTCTGAGCTGAAATCCATAATGGAGAATCTTGTTACAGATTTGCTGACAACTCTGAATTTACCTGAATATCCTGCTTCAGCTCCTTTTCTAGAG GTTCTCTGTGTCCTACTACTTCAGAATGCTGGGCTCAAATCCAAGGATATCTCTGCACGTTCCATGGCAATTGATATTCTTGGTACAATTGCTGCAAGGTTGAAGCGCGATGCTATGATTTGTAGTCAAGAGAAGTTCTGGATATTTCAGGGTTTACTTAGTCAGGATGCTGATTCTCAGCATTATCCAAAGGATACCTGTTGTGTCTGTTTGGGTGGAAGGGCAGAAAATTTGTACACATGTCACGACTGCCAGAGACTTTTTCATGCTGATTGCCTAGACATTAAAGAGCATGATGTTTCCAACCAGAACTGGTACTGTCACACATGCATCTGCTCTAAGCAACTGCTTGTATTACAATCATATTGCACCTCCCAGCGCAAGGATGGTGTAAAAAAGAATCACAATTCGTCAACAGATGATTCTGAAGTTCCTATGCATGAAGTTGTTCAACAGTTGCTTTTGAATTACCTTCAAGATGTCGCCTCTGCTGATGAACTGCATCTTTTTAGTTGCTG GTTTTATCTATGCATGTGGTATAAAGACGAACCAAAATTTCAGCAGAATTCTGTTTACTACATTGCTAGAATGAAATCAAGAATCATAGTGCGGGATTCTGGTACTGTGTCTTCTAAGTTGACAAGGGATTTAATCAAGAAAATTACTTTAGCTTTAGGCCAAAACAGTTCATTTTGTCGAGGGTTTGATACAATTCTTCACTTGCTTCTG GCAAGTTTGAGGGAGAACTCTCCAGTTATTAGGGCTAAGGCTTTACGAGCA GTTAGTATCATTGTAGAGGCTGATCCAGAGGTACTGGGGGATAAGCGGGTCCAGTTAGCAGTTGAAGGCAGATTTTGTGACTCTGCAATTTCTGTTAGAGAAGCAGCTTTGGAACTTGTTGGCAGGCATATTGCTTCGCATCCAGATGTTGGTTTTAAG TATTTTGAGAAGATTGCAGAGAGAATCAAAGATACTGGGTTGAGTGTTCGGAAACGAGCTATAAAAATTATTCGAGATATGTGTACTTCAAATGCCAATTTCTCTGGGTTTACCAGAGCTTGCACAGAGATAATGTCACGTATTAGTGATGATGAATCGAGCGTCCAG GATCTGGTTTGCAAAACTTTTTATGAGTTCTGGTTTGAGGAACCTTCTGCTTCAGAAACTCAGGTCTTTGGTGATGGTAGTACTGTTTCACTTGAGGTAGCTAAGAAAACAGAGCAAATTGTTGAAATGTCAAGGGGGGGAATGCCCAATCAACAACTTGTAACCGTCAATCCACTTCTTGTAACTGTAATAAAGCGCAACTTGACACTTGATTTTTTACCACAATCTGCAAAAGCCATTGGGGTCAACCCAGTGTCTCTTGCAACAGTGCGTAAGCGATGTGAGTTGATGTGCAAATGCTTGCTGGAGAAAATGTTACAG GTTGAGGAAATGAACAGTAATGAAGTGGCTGTAGGAGCACTTCCATATGTGCTAGTCTTGCATGCATTTTGTCTTGTGGACCCAACTCTCTGCGCACCAGCTTCTAACCCTTCCCAATTTGTTGTTACATTGCAGCCATATCTGAAGACCCAG GTTGACAAGCGTGAGGCTGCGCAATTACTTGAgagtataatatttataattgatGCTGTATTGCCCTTGCTTCGGAAGTTACCCCCGTGTATTGTGGAAGAACTTCAGCTAGATTTGAAACAGATGATTATCCGGAATTCTTTCTTGACAGTTGTCCATGCTTGCATCAA GTGCCTCTGCTCTGTGAGTAAGATGGCAGGAAAAGGGGCTGCTGTAGTTGAGCATCTTATTCAAGTCTTCTTCAAATATTTGGATAAAGAGGCAGTTGATAGTAAACAG CTTGTCGGACGATCTCTGTTTTGTATTGGTTTGCTTGTTCGCTATGGCAACTGTTTGTTAGCAAGCTCCAGTAATCAACATAGTGACGTCAAAAGGAGCCTCAACTTGTGTATGAAGTATCTTGTTGTGGAGGATTTAGGTCTTAAGGCTAGATCATTGCAG GCCCTAGGGTTCGTTCTAATAGCAAGGCCTGAATATATGTTGGAAAAAGATATTGGAAAGATACTGGAGCGATCATTATCTTCTACTGCTGATACTTGCCTTAAG ATTCAAGCATTGCAAACCATGTTCGAGTATCTTCTTGATGCTGAAAGCCAAATGACAACAGATAAAACTGATGGTAATGTAGCTGATTACTCAGTTGGAGCTGGGCAGAGTGTTCCTGTTGCTGCTGGTGCTGGGGATACAAACATGTGCGGGGGTATAGTTCAGTTGTACTGGGATAATATTTTGGGCACATGTTTGGATTTCAGTGAACCTGTTCGCCAATCAGCCTTGAAG ATTGTCGAAGTTGTGCTGCGCCAAGGTCTTGTTCATCCCATCACCTGTGTGCCACACCTTATAGCACTAGAAACAGATCCTCTGGAGTCAAATTCCAAGTTGGCTCATCATCTCTTAATGAATATGAATGAGAA GTACCCTGCGTTTTTTGAAACCCGCTTGGGCGATGGACTTCAAATGTCATTTATGTTCATCCAATCCATTTGCGGTAGTTCTGAAAATGTTAACCATAAAAACCAATCTCGGATCCCTGTTTCTGGGAAGGGCAAACCTGAGGCTGGCTCACTCACTCAAGCAAGAGTTGGGGTTTCTCGAATATACAAGCTCATCCGGGGTAACCGGATATCAAGGAACAAATTTATGTCCTCAATTGTGCGAAAATTTGATAATCCTAGATGGAACAAATTAGTAATACCTTTCTTAAG ATATTGCACAGAGGTTCTTGCCTTGCTGCCATTCACTTCACCTGATGAGCCACTTTATTTAATCTATGCTATCAATCGAGTAGTTCAGCTGAGGGCTGGGCCATTAGAGGCGAACTTTAAATCCTGGAATTCAAGCTTGTTACGAAGTGAGGGTCATAGTACACCTTATGAAAATGGAACATGTCGATGGGGGCCAGATGAGCCTATTCTTGCAACCCCAGTGATGTCAATGGACTTGAATGAAACATTTCAGCAAAATCTACATGCTCAGCCTATTTTTGATGACATGAAATCAGTGGATTTAAATAGAACTAATCACCAATTGCCAGATCATCCTTTATCACATAATGGGAACTTGGAAGCTAAGCCGCAAGCTGCAAGCTTCATGGATTCTTGTACCTTCTCCAAAGATGATACGGAGGAAGTTCAG GCTGGCTGTTTATCCGCCATTGCATTGCAACTTCTTTTAAAGCTAAAGAGACATCTAAAAATCATGTATAGTCTGGATGATGCCCGATGTCAG GCTTATTCTCCAAGTGAACCACCAAAACCTGGAGAAGTTTTGTCTAAACAGAGTATTGCGTTGAATATCAGTGAATATCAGTTTAGTTTGCCTACAACTCCGCAAGAATTAACACAAAGATACCAG GAATTTAAGAATGCATTGAAGGAAGACACAATGGATTATTCGCTTTACACTGCAAATATAAGACGGAAGCGACCCTCAATTACGCCCAGAAAAGTTCGGAAATCTGTACACACAGCTCGTGGTGgtttcgaggaagaagaagatgatgatgcgGATTGGGCTGGTGGCATGCGCCAGATAAATGTTAGTGGGCGCAGGGCTAACCTTAGAAGCTCTAGACAACATTGA